A genomic segment from Oncorhynchus clarkii lewisi isolate Uvic-CL-2024 chromosome 12, UVic_Ocla_1.0, whole genome shotgun sequence encodes:
- the LOC139421657 gene encoding calcium-responsive transcription factor-like — protein sequence MAYLEFKFEDEITKYIREQELATSLKFVILGKDKSFGQKDAQPLARKKLSWESKSIPFNGVPFQVVGTKTYECHQGKDRQTKAKEKYAAERDKKELEDHYFVKRRKLVQNTKKVDCKAIINIAQVIRFPDFKIEESTVRSKKEASQTLKAALSETPSSVKAEVVYCVRFPSLSEHSSHAVDGEAAHVREAVDVRLREKIEQLTLSGVRKMTEMKCHLNTFVVEELFHGEQPPPPTRRRYYPTDSDIRNVMFKTKRATGDSNIDRPYEGPSGRGKNRSSRKLLRLRRQCAGYLKEITELTYHLQEEQYVTDLSSQLRSVLLDMKAHVPQDKDLPLTFSPRKRKAEMDMDLIPTKSASHPFIDGLEQHTEDIVSVDTLLALSLG from the exons ATGGCATATCTCGAGTTCAAGTTTGAGGACGAAATAACTAAATACATTCGGGAACAAGAATTGGCAACGTCACTGAAATTCGTAATATTGGGAAAGGACAAAAGTTTTGGACAAAAGG ATGCACAGCCTTTGGCACGGAAAAAACTCAGCTGGGAGAGTAAAAGTATCCCGTTCAACGGTGTTCCGTTTCAAGTTGTTGGCACAAAGACGTATGAATGCCACCAgggcaaagacagacagacaaaagccAAAGAGAAATATGCTGCTGAAAGAGACAAGAAGGAA CTTGAAGACCATTACTTTGTAAAGAGACggaaactggtacaaaatacCAAAAAGGTGGACTGCAAGGCTATAATAAACATCGCCCAAGTTATCCGCTTTCCTGATTTTAAG ATTGAGGAAAGTACAGTGCGCTCTAAAAAGGAGGCCTCCCAAACTCTGAAGGCAGCACTAAGTGAAACACCCAGCTCCGTGAAGGCAGAGGTTGTCTACTGCGTCaggttcccctccctctctgagcaCAGCTCACATGCAGTTGATGGCGAG GCAGCTCATGTTAGGGAAGCTGTAGATGTCAGGCTGAGAGAGAAGATTGAGCAGCTGACTCTGTCTGGTGTGAGAAAGATGACTGAAATGAAGTGTCATCTGAACACCTTTGTGGTGGAAGAGCTTTTCCATGGAGAGCAGCCCCCTCCACCTACTCGCAGGCGCTATTACCCCACTGACAGTGACATAAGAAATGTCATGTTTAAGACCAAGCGGGCCACCGGAGACTCCAACATTGACCGTCCATACGAAGGTCCATCTGGAAGAGGAAAGAATAGGTCCTCTAGGAAGCTGTTGCGGTTACGGAGGCAATGTGCAGGATATCTTAAAGAGATCACAGAACTCACTTATCATCTCCAAGAGGAACAGTACGTGACTGACCTGTCTTCACAGCTCAGAAGCGTGCTGCTGGATATGAAGGCCCATGTTCCACAGGATAAAGACCTTCCACTGACCTTTTCTCCAAGGAAGAGAAAAGCTGAGATGGACATGGACCTCATTCCAACCAAGAGTGCATCACACCCTTTCATAGACGGGTTAGAACAGCATACAGAGGACATAGTGAGTGTGGATACCTTGTTGGCATTGAGCCTAGGTTAG